The genomic interval GTCCGGCTCGACGACCTCCTTGCCCGTCGCCTTCGGCACGACGACCCGGTCGGCGTCCGTCCACTCGCGGTCGAGTTCGCGGCCCTCGAACAGCCGGTCCAGCACGACCGCCAGCCCCGCGATCTCGGAGTGGGGCTGGTTCGTCACGGCGACGTTGTGGTCGGCGTGTTCGTACACCTCGAACGGGACCTTCTCGCCCCCGACGACGACGAGCAGCGGCTCCTCGGCGTGGGCCGCGCGCAGGTCCGCCTCCACGTCCTGTACGGGGAGGCCGTACATCGTCAGGTGGGCGACGGTGCCGGGCCACTCGCGCACCAGCCGCTTCGGCGAGGCGTTGAGCTCCACGTCGAAGGGGCCGCCGAACCGGCCCGTGATGTCCTCGACCGTCTCCGCGGGGCCCGTGGCGTTGTCGGGGAACACGACGCGGTCCGCACCGAGCGCGCGCGCCGTGAGGCCGACGTGGGTCGTCATCCGGTCGTCGCGGCCGGGTCGGTGGGAGAGCCGACACACCGCGACCTCGTGGTCGTCCATACGCTCCCTCTCTCGTGCCGGCGTTTCCTGCTTTCGGAACGCCTACGTCGGCACGCTCGCCAGAGGGGCCATGGAGCTCTCCGAGAAGCGCGTGGTCGTGACCGGGGGCGCGGGCTTCGTCGGCTCGCACCTCGCCGAGCGGCTGGTCGCCGACAACGAGGTCGTCGTCGCCGACGACTTCCGCAACAGCCGCCGCGAGTGGGTCCCCGACGCGGCCGCGGTCGTCGAGGGCGACCTCACGGACCCCGAGGTCGTCGCCGAGGCCATCACCCCCGACACCGATATCGTCTTCCACCTCGCGGCGGACAAGGACGCCGCCGCGGACACCGTCGAGCAGTACCGCGTCAACAACACGCTGACCGAGAACGTCGTCGAGCGGATGGACGCGGTCGGGGTCGACAACGTCGCCTTCACCTCCTCCGGGACGGTGTACGGCGAGGCCCCGCGGCCGACGCCCGAGGACTACGCGCCGCTCGAACCCATCTCGGTGTACGGCGCCTCGAAGCTCGGCGAGGAGGGCCTGCTCTCCGTGTTCGCCCACAGCCACGACTTCACCGTCTGGACGTTCCGCTTCGCCAACATCGTCGGCCCCCGGGCCCAGCTCGGGGCGGTCGTCCCGGACTTCATCGCCAAGCTCGCCGACGACCCCGAGGAGCTGGAGATACTCGGCGACGGCCGCCAGGAGAAGTCGTATATGCACGTCGACGACTGCGTGGACGCGATGTGTCACGTCGTGGAACACGCCGACGCGCCGGTCAACACGTACAACCTCGGGACGCGGACGACGACGAGCGTGACG from Halosegnis marinus carries:
- a CDS encoding NAD-dependent epimerase/dehydratase family protein, with the protein product MELSEKRVVVTGGAGFVGSHLAERLVADNEVVVADDFRNSRREWVPDAAAVVEGDLTDPEVVAEAITPDTDIVFHLAADKDAAADTVEQYRVNNTLTENVVERMDAVGVDNVAFTSSGTVYGEAPRPTPEDYAPLEPISVYGASKLGEEGLLSVFAHSHDFTVWTFRFANIVGPRAQLGAVVPDFIAKLADDPEELEILGDGRQEKSYMHVDDCVDAMCHVVEHADAPVNTYNLGTRTTTSVTTIADIVADEMGLDPAYSYTGGDRGWTGDVPRMRLSVEKLSALGWEPPESSDDAVRRATRALVAEHAPEYA
- a CDS encoding tRNA (cytidine(56)-2'-O)-methyltransferase; the protein is MDDHEVAVCRLSHRPGRDDRMTTHVGLTARALGADRVVFPDNATGPAETVEDITGRFGGPFDVELNASPKRLVREWPGTVAHLTMYGLPVQDVEADLRAAHAEEPLLVVVGGEKVPFEVYEHADHNVAVTNQPHSEIAGLAVVLDRLFEGRELDREWTDADRVVVPKATGKEVVEPDDGE